One region of Oryza glaberrima chromosome 7, OglaRS2, whole genome shotgun sequence genomic DNA includes:
- the LOC127778696 gene encoding probable UDP-3-O-acylglucosamine N-acyltransferase 2, mitochondrial, whose protein sequence is MAAALRRTAAPMAAAAVFRLSAPPRHAARLARFLGGASAASSDAAVASGEFVPWHNGGGVLHRAASVDPTAVVEAGAVVHSGAVLGKDVVVGSGAVVGPSVSIGQSTRIWYNVVLSNCSVGEFCTLHNGACIGQDGFGFFVGDDGQVKKKLQMLHVKIGNHVEIGANTCIDRGSWRDTVIGDETKIDNLVQIGHNVVIGKCCMICGQAGIAGSATLGDYVTLGGRVAIRDHVSIASKVRLAANSSVTKDIQKPGDYGGFPAVPINEWRRQTANLRIFSKKDGGRR, encoded by the exons ATGGCGGCCGCTCTGCGCAGAACCGCGgctcccatggcggcggcggcggtgttccggCTCTCCGCACCACCGCGTCACGCCGCTCGCCTCGCGCGGTTCCTCGGCGGCGCCTCCGCTGCTTCCTCCG ATGCGGCGGTTGCTTCGGGGGAGTTCGTCCCGTGGCACAACGGCGGGGGCGTCTTGCACAGGGCCGCGTCCGTTGACCCCAccgcggtggtggaggccggcgccgtcgtgcACTCCGGCGCCGTTCTTGGCAAGGATGTCGTCGTCGGCTCGGGAGCCGTGGTCGGGCCCTCCGTGTCCATCGGTCAGTCAACCAGGATCTG GTACAATGTTGTTTTGAGCAATTGTTCGGTGGGCGAGTTCTGCACTCTCCACAATGGCGCCTGCATTGGTCAAGATG GTTTTGGTTTCTTTGTGGGGGATGATGGACAGGTTAAGAAGAAACTGCAG ATGTTGCATGTAAAAATTGGAAATCATGTGGAGATAGGTGCAAATACATGTATTGACAGAGGGAG TTGGAGAGATACAGTAATTGGAGATGAAACCAAAATTGACAATCTTGTTCAG ATTGGTCACAATGTAGTAATTGGAAAGTGTTGCATGATTTGTGGACAAGCAGGAATTGCTGGTTCTGCAAC ATTGGGGGACTATGTAACCTTGGGTGGTAGGGTGGCAATTCGGGATCACGTCTCCATTGCTTCAAAG GTTCGGCTTGCAGCAAATAGTTCGGTGACAAAGGATATTCAGAAGCCCGGTGACTATGGCGGGTTTCCAGCA GTCCCTATAAATGAATGGCGCCGGCAGACTGCAAACTTGCGCATATTTTCGAAGAAAGATGGTGGTAGAAGATAG